A window from Mya arenaria isolate MELC-2E11 chromosome 9, ASM2691426v1 encodes these proteins:
- the LOC128203775 gene encoding F-box only protein 42-like — protein sequence METSEQSCEISDSSGTITDLPEEILEFIFMKLSPYKDLKSASLVCTLWHRLVSVVQRKLKSYYEQCVFTSNLEWSVIRPEPGCRVTERYSHSCCYFDKSLYVFGGCTATNTTLNDLWRFDLANREWIRPLASGTYPFPKACATMVVYKDSLILFGGWSHPTPFPLHQAARFFSELHVYKPSLNRWTHLTTLSHQSPQPLAGHSASVVRDTMVVFGGSQVPGVRINELWMFDFKTSEWRFQRVKGRLPEPRYGHTQVTLDDSHVLILGGKGGGTGQVIPNVVFKDCWLLTIGDNSECKWEEVSVENEDQGPPQLWCHSACKIGNMIVTVCRPSKVPESLTKPQRSPKISVKQKNVWIPPREDQINPPANQNSENTSEEDMDQSGASGCPRDDASSNENPLFENLNSADQSEQSSDSLNQIRENGNTTFNIRPGLPSVRPNAMKNRQKQLEALLKYEKKFRHSENSGPSANLNEQKPSMSQTPSSNQNKPTKSVNPASLMVLHVLDISKVLETKTVQWQKLNFDHLAGSSPETLFYSLVEGRGEILMFGGIEKDIHSLQRGFGIKSHTVRSSLYVLSPVKQLL from the exons TTGTTCAGAGAAAGCTGAAGAGCTACTATGAGCAGTGTGTGTTTACCTCAAACCTTGAGTGGTCTGTCATTCGGCCTGAACCAGGTTGCAGAGTCACTGAAAg GTATTCCCACAGCTGTTGTTACTTCGACAAAAGTCTGTACGTATTTGGAGGGTGTACGGCCACCAATACAACATTGAATGACCTCTGGAGGTTTGACCTTGCTAATAGGGAGTGGATTAGGCCCTTGGCCAGTG GTACATACCCGTTCCCAAAAGCCTGTGCTACAATGGTGGTATACAAGGACAGTCTGATTCTGTTTGGAGGTTGGAGTCACCCCACCCCCTTCCCATTACACCAG GCAGCGAGATTCTTCTCAGAGCTACATGTCTATAAACCGTCCCTGAATCGGTGGACCCATCTCACCACTCTGTCCCACCAGAGTCCCCAACCATTGGCTGGACATTCTGCGTCTGTCGTTAGAGATACCATGGTGGTGTTTGGAGGCTCACAGGTTCCCGGTGTTCG AATAAATGAGCTGTggatgtttgattttaaaacgaGCGAGTGGCGATTTCAACGGGTCAAGGGACGGCTTCCTGAACCAAGATATGGACATACACAG GTGACCCTGGATGACAGTCATGTGCTGATCCTGGGGGGCAAGGGCGGAGGAACGGGACAAGTCATTCCCAATGTG GTATTCAAAGATTGCTGGCTTCTGACCATTGGTGATAATTCAGAGTGTAAATGGGAAGAAGTGAGTGTTGAAAATGAGGACCAAGGACCACCCCAACTCTGGTGCCATTCTGCTTGCAAG aTAGGAAATATGATAGTGACTGTCTGTAGGCCTTCAAAAGTCCCAGAATCCTTAACAAAACCGCAAAGAAGTCCCAAAATATCAGTGAAGCAGAAAAATGTTTGGATCCCTCCTAGGGAAGACCAAATTAACCCACCAGCCAATCAGAACTCAGAAAATACCTCTGAAGAAGATATGGACCAATCAGGAGCCTCTGGTTGCCCACGTGATGATGCATCATCCAATGAAAAccctttatttgaaaatttgaatagTGCTGACCAGTCAGAGCAATCAAGTGATTCTCTTAACCAAATTAGGGAAAATGgaaacacaacatttaatataagGCCAGGATTACCAAGTGTTAGACCAAATGCAATGAAGAATAGACAAAAACAGTTAGAAGCTTTGTTGAAATACGAGAAAAAATTCCGTCACTCAGAAAATTCAGGACCCTCCGCTAATCTCAATGAACAAAAACCAAGTATGTCTCAAACACCAAGTAGCAACCAAAATAAGCCAACAAAATCTGTAAACCCTGCGTCTTTAATGGTTCTTCATGTCTTAGACATTTCAAAGGTATTGGAGACAAAAACTGTGCAATGGCAGAAATTGAACTTTGACCATCTGGCTGGGTCTTCCCCGGAGACATTGTTTTATTCACTGGTCGAGGGTCGGGGAGAAATTCTCATGTTTGGTGGCATTGAAAAGGACATTCATTCCCTACAGAGAGGGTTCGGGATAAAATCCCATACAGTGAGAAGCTCACTATATGTTTTGTCCCCTGTGAAACAGTTACTGTAA